A stretch of the Pan troglodytes isolate AG18354 chromosome 20, NHGRI_mPanTro3-v2.0_pri, whole genome shotgun sequence genome encodes the following:
- the NDUFB7 gene encoding NADH dehydrogenase [ubiquinone] 1 beta subcomplex subunit 7 (The RefSeq protein has 1 substitution compared to this genomic sequence), translating into MGAHLVRRYLGDASVEPDPLQMPTFPPDYGFPERKEREMVATQQEMMDAQLRLQLRDYCAHYLIRLLKCKRDSFPNFXACKQERHDWDYCEHRDYVMRMKEFERERRLLQRKKRREKKAAELAKGQGPGEVDPKVAL; encoded by the exons ATGGGGGCGCACCTGGTCCGGCGCTACCTGGGCGATGCCTCGGTGGAGCCCGACCCCCTGCAGATGCCAACCTTCCCGCCAGACTACGGCTTCCCCGAACGCAAGGAGCGCG AGATggtggccacacagcaggagatgaTGGACGCACAGCTGAGGCTCCAGCTGCGGGACTACTGCGCCCACTACCTCATCCGGCTGCTCAAGTGCAAGCGTGACAGCTTCCCCAACTTCCTGGCCTGCAAGCAGGAGCGGCACGACTGGGACTACTGCGAGCACCGCGA CTATGTGATGCGCATGAAGGAGTTTGAGCGGGAGCGGAGGCTGCTCCAGCGGAAGAAGCGGCGGGAGAAGAAGGCGGCAGAGTTGGCCAAAGGCCAGGGACCCGGGGAAGTGGACCCCAAGGTGGCCCTGTAG
- the TECR gene encoding very-long-chain enoyl-CoA reductase isoform X2, with the protein MKHYEVEILDAKTREKLCFLDKVEPHATIAEIKNLFTKTHPQWYPARQSLRLDPKGKSLKDEDVLQKLPVGTTATLYFRDLGAQISWVTVFLTEYAGPLFIYLLFYFRVPFIYGHKYDFTSSRHTVVHLACICHSFHYIKRLLETLFVHRFSHGTMPLRNIFKNCTYYWGFAAWMAYYINHPLYTPPTYGAQQVKLALAIFVICQLGNFSIHMALRDLRPAGSKTRKIPYPTKNPFTWLFLLVSCPNYTYEVGSWIGFAIMTQCLPVALFSLVGFTQMTIWAKGKHRSYLKEFRDYPPLRMPIIPFLL; encoded by the exons GTGGAGATTCTGGATGCAAAGACAAGGGAGAAGCTGTGTTTCTTGGACAAG GTGGAGCCCCATGCCACCATTGCGGAGATCAAGAACCTCTTCACTAAGACCC ATCCGCAGTGGTACCCCGCCCGCCAGTCCCTCCGCCTGGACCCCA AGGGCAAGTCCCTGAAGGATGAGGATGTTCTGCAGAAGCTGCCCGTGGGCACCACGGCCACACTGTACTTCCGGGACCTGGGGGCCCAGATCAGCTGGGTGACG GTCTTCCTAACAGAGTACGCGGGGCCCCTTTTCATCTACCTGCTCTTCTACTTCCGAGTGCCCTTCATCTATGGCCACAAATATGACTTTACGTCCAGTCGGCATACAGTGGTGCA CCTCGCCTGCATCTGTCACTCATTCCACTACATCAAGCGCCTGCTGGAGACGCTCTTCGTGCACCGCTTCTCCCATGGCACTATGCCTTTGCGCAACATCTTCAAG AACTGCACCTACTACTGGGGCTTCGCCGCGTGGATGGCCTATTACATCAATCACCCTCTCTACACTCCCCCTA CCTACGGAGCTCAGCAGGTGAAACTGGCGCTCGCCATCTTTGTG ATCTGTCAGCTCGGCAACTTCTCCATCCACATGGCCCTGCGGGACCTGCGGCCCGCTG GGTCCAAGACGCGGAAGATCCCATACCCCACCAAGAACCCCTTCACGTGGCTCTTCCTGCTGGTGTCCTGCCCCAACTACACCTACGAG GTGGGGTCCTGGATCGGTTTCGCCATCATGACGCAGTGTCTCCCAG TGGCCCTGTTCTCCCTGGTGGGCTTCACCCAGATGACTATCTGGGCCAAGGGCAAGCACCGCAGCTACCTGAAGGAGTTCCGGGACTACCCGCCCCTGCGCATGCCCATCATCCCCTTCCTGCTCTGA
- the TECR gene encoding very-long-chain enoyl-CoA reductase isoform X1: MIQETKAACGIPAIPHCSRVEILDAKTREKLCFLDKVEPHATIAEIKNLFTKTHPQWYPARQSLRLDPKGKSLKDEDVLQKLPVGTTATLYFRDLGAQISWVTVFLTEYAGPLFIYLLFYFRVPFIYGHKYDFTSSRHTVVHLACICHSFHYIKRLLETLFVHRFSHGTMPLRNIFKNCTYYWGFAAWMAYYINHPLYTPPTYGAQQVKLALAIFVICQLGNFSIHMALRDLRPAGSKTRKIPYPTKNPFTWLFLLVSCPNYTYEVGSWIGFAIMTQCLPVALFSLVGFTQMTIWAKGKHRSYLKEFRDYPPLRMPIIPFLL, encoded by the exons GTGGAGATTCTGGATGCAAAGACAAGGGAGAAGCTGTGTTTCTTGGACAAG GTGGAGCCCCATGCCACCATTGCGGAGATCAAGAACCTCTTCACTAAGACCC ATCCGCAGTGGTACCCCGCCCGCCAGTCCCTCCGCCTGGACCCCA AGGGCAAGTCCCTGAAGGATGAGGATGTTCTGCAGAAGCTGCCCGTGGGCACCACGGCCACACTGTACTTCCGGGACCTGGGGGCCCAGATCAGCTGGGTGACG GTCTTCCTAACAGAGTACGCGGGGCCCCTTTTCATCTACCTGCTCTTCTACTTCCGAGTGCCCTTCATCTATGGCCACAAATATGACTTTACGTCCAGTCGGCATACAGTGGTGCA CCTCGCCTGCATCTGTCACTCATTCCACTACATCAAGCGCCTGCTGGAGACGCTCTTCGTGCACCGCTTCTCCCATGGCACTATGCCTTTGCGCAACATCTTCAAG AACTGCACCTACTACTGGGGCTTCGCCGCGTGGATGGCCTATTACATCAATCACCCTCTCTACACTCCCCCTA CCTACGGAGCTCAGCAGGTGAAACTGGCGCTCGCCATCTTTGTG ATCTGTCAGCTCGGCAACTTCTCCATCCACATGGCCCTGCGGGACCTGCGGCCCGCTG GGTCCAAGACGCGGAAGATCCCATACCCCACCAAGAACCCCTTCACGTGGCTCTTCCTGCTGGTGTCCTGCCCCAACTACACCTACGAG GTGGGGTCCTGGATCGGTTTCGCCATCATGACGCAGTGTCTCCCAG TGGCCCTGTTCTCCCTGGTGGGCTTCACCCAGATGACTATCTGGGCCAAGGGCAAGCACCGCAGCTACCTGAAGGAGTTCCGGGACTACCCGCCCCTGCGCATGCCCATCATCCCCTTCCTGCTCTGA
- the TECR gene encoding very-long-chain enoyl-CoA reductase isoform X3 — protein sequence MPLRNIFKNCTYYWGFAAWMAYYINHPLYTPPTYGAQQVKLALAIFVICQLGNFSIHMALRDLRPAGSKTRKIPYPTKNPFTWLFLLVSCPNYTYEVGSWIGFAIMTQCLPVALFSLVGFTQMTIWAKGKHRSYLKEFRDYPPLRMPIIPFLL from the exons ATGCCTTTGCGCAACATCTTCAAG AACTGCACCTACTACTGGGGCTTCGCCGCGTGGATGGCCTATTACATCAATCACCCTCTCTACACTCCCCCTA CCTACGGAGCTCAGCAGGTGAAACTGGCGCTCGCCATCTTTGTG ATCTGTCAGCTCGGCAACTTCTCCATCCACATGGCCCTGCGGGACCTGCGGCCCGCTG GGTCCAAGACGCGGAAGATCCCATACCCCACCAAGAACCCCTTCACGTGGCTCTTCCTGCTGGTGTCCTGCCCCAACTACACCTACGAG GTGGGGTCCTGGATCGGTTTCGCCATCATGACGCAGTGTCTCCCAG TGGCCCTGTTCTCCCTGGTGGGCTTCACCCAGATGACTATCTGGGCCAAGGGCAAGCACCGCAGCTACCTGAAGGAGTTCCGGGACTACCCGCCCCTGCGCATGCCCATCATCCCCTTCCTGCTCTGA
- the CLEC17A gene encoding C-type lectin domain family 17, member A isoform X7: MHNLYSITGYPDPPGTMQDEEEDDDYENSTPPYKDLPPKPGTMQDEEEDDDYENSTPPYKDLPPKPGTMQDEEEDDDYENSTPPYKDLPPKPGSSAPPRPPRAAKETEKPPLPCKPRNMTGLDLAAVTCPPPQLAVNLEPSPLQPSLAATPVPWLNQRSGGLGCCQKRWMVYLCLLVVTSLFLGCLGLTVTLIKYQELMEELRMLSFQQMTWRTNMTGMAGLAGLKHDIDRVRADTNQSLVELWGLLDCRRITCPEGWLPFEGKCYYFSPSTKSWDEARMFCQENYSHLVIINSFAEHLLGARGTQ, translated from the exons ATGCATAATCTGTATTCCATCACTGGGTACCCGGACCCACCAG GGACCAtgcaggatgaggaggaggatgatGACTATGAGAACTCAACACCTCCCTACAAGGACCTTCCTCCCAAGCCAG GGACCAtgcaggatgaggaggaggatgatGACTATGAGAACTCAACACCTCCCTACAAGGACCTTCCTCCCAAGCCAG GGACCAtgcaggatgaggaggaggatgatGACTATGAGAACTCAACACCTCCCTACAAGGACCTTCCTCCCAAGCCAG GTTCAAGTGCTCCACCAAGACCTCCAAGGGCAG caaaggaaacagagaaACCCCCACTTCCTTGCAAGCCCCGGAACATGACAG GCCTGGACCTTGCCGCTGTCACCTGTCCACCTCCTCAACTGG CTGTGAATCTTGAGCCTTCTCCATTGCAGCCATCCCTGGCCG CAACTCCAGTCCCCTGGCTCAATCAGAGGTCTGGAGGTCTTGGCTGCTGCCAGAAGAGGTGGATGGTGTACCTGTGTCTGCTGGTGGTGACTTCCCTGTTCCTGGGCTGCCTTGGTCTCACTGTGACCCTGATTAAGT ACCAGGAGTTGATGGAAGAACTGAGAATGTTAAGCTTTCAGCAGATGACGTGGCGAACAAATA TGACTGGCATGGCAGGGCTAGCTGGCCTGAAGCATGACATTGACCGTGTAAGAGCTGACACCAACCAGTCCCTGGTGGAACTTTGGGGCTTATTAG ACTGCCGCCGAATTACCTGTCCTGAAGGCTGGCTGCCCTTTGAGGGCAAGTGTTACTACTTCTCCCCAAGCACCAAGTCATGGGATGAGGCCCGGATGTTCTGCCAGGAGAATTACTCTCACTTGGTCATCATCAATAGCTTTGCTGAGCAC